Below is a genomic region from Brassica rapa cultivar Chiifu-401-42 chromosome A08, CAAS_Brap_v3.01, whole genome shotgun sequence.
TTTACCTGTTAAAGAATAGGTAAAGGCATAAGCATAGAAATCTGCAAAATTTGATGGCCTCCTAACcttaaaagaaagaaacaaacaaaaaaaaaagctttagcATGGTTGAGTGCTGAGAAGATGACaatgaatacaaaaaaaaatataacaaggAAAGCAGAAGACTTTGAACCTCTTTCTCGAGCGCGGGAAGGGCTTTCTTCAATTTATCAATTGTATCAGCCCTTAAAGCCATAAGGCCTCTTGTCCATTCCTCCTACAGATGTACATCAGTAAAAAGGTTATCGTACCAAACTTGATTGTGAGTATCAAAGGTAAGAAGGACATATAGCTACTCTTACCTGTGTAAAGTAGCCTTGTTTCTCAGCTTTCATTTTCCTGCCATGTGAGAGTTTAAATTGTGCTAaaagaacaataaaaaaaaataatacatatattacaaAAGTTTTGAGGGATAATAGTGGTTACCAAGCAAGCATCAAGATTCGGATATCAGTACGAGAGACATCCAAATCGGAGCAAAGTAACTCTATTCCTTGCGGGCTGTTCATGTAACATATCTATATTAGAGAGAAGCTAGAATGATACTAAACGGAGCTTTGGAAAGAAGAGTCAGTTACTTACTCAATGAGATTGGAATACTTATGATACACCTCAATGAGTGAATTTATGGCGGATTCCAATTCAGTGATGTCACGCGAAGCTGAACCAATAACAAAAGTTAGTTAGACAAAAGTCATAAACAAAATCAGAAACgtcgaataaaaaaaaaaagcctgtGATCAACGCAATAGAGTGtgttcatttttttcaaatatgttcATCACCAGCATAATGATACATAAACCATagaggagaaagagagagacccaTGGTGGACGATGTGAATGAATCAACCTGCTTTCTTCTTCGATGCACACAAACAGAGACAAAATAAGTATTATATATgcaagaaaaagagagagggaGAAGGAGATAAGATTTAAACAATCAAAACTTCAGAAGAGGAAAGAGTGAGAGAGAAGAGGCGCCACAACCACAAACGAAAGCTTCTAGATATGGAGAACAAGATATCTGAGTGACGAAGAGGCACCTGATTGGAAGAAAAgataggggggggggggggactaaaaaaaagaagtaggAAACATACCTCATTGCAGAACCTGTAAAATCCCATCCACTGATCCATGTTTATGACTTTGTAGTCGTTTTGGATCTGTTGTCAAACATACAAAACCCAATCATGAAATTAGAATGTGATTATTAAATATTCTGGACATGAGAAAGTATGAGATTATTGAGTGATGCAGACACCTTTAAATAGTCCACAAAGGAGTCAACTTGGGGTCGGAATGTAGATCCCATGACGGTATCTAGAAGCTGAGATATGGTCTCTATGTCTATGCTCTTCTGTTCTTCCTCTGAATTAAACAGTACACAAAGATAACACAAACACAGAAAGGTGGTGACATAAAGCCGTGAAATACAAATATCTCTCATGCAGATGAAGCTGTTAATTAATGTTACCTGTTAAAGAATAGGTAAAGGCATAAGCATAGAAATCAGCAAAATTCGATTGCTTCCTGACCTTTAAGaggcaaaaaagaaaaaaaaaacctttagcATGGTTGGGTGCTgagaagataagaaaaataaaacgaaAGCATAAAACACTGAACCTCTTTCTCTAGCTCGGGAAGGGCTTTCTTCAGTTTATCGAGTGTAACAACTCCTAAAGCCACAAGGCCTCTTGTCCACTCTTCCTGGGTAAAGTAACCTTGTTTCTCAGCTTTCATCTTCCTATGATGATCGAGTTTAAATTGTGCTAAGAGaccaataaaaaatacatatttgagGGATAATAGTGGTTACCAAGCAAGCATCAAGAATCTGATATCAGTACGAGAGACATCCAAATCTGAGCAAAGTAACTCTATTCCTTCAGGGCTGttcatgtaatatatatatattagagagAGGCTCAATGCTACTAGGAGGAAGATACATGGCTTGAAAAGATGTTATTTACTCGATGAGATTGGAAGCTGTATTGGAATACCGATGAAACACATCAACTATTCCTTCCAAGTCTTGTTCATCCACAGCCCTACTCGAAACTGAACCAATAACAAAATCAGAAACGTTAACAAAGAGCAACAGCTGATTAAAAGTCCTCTGATCACGCAAGAGAGAAGCTGATTCGACGAAAGAATGAGCTCAATTGTTCAAACAAAGATCATACATGTTCATCTCCAGCATAATAATTACACATAAAACCCTAGATGAGAAATAAATAGAGTAATGGTGGAAGAAGATATTAACTATTCAGTCATAGCCTTACTCATGGTGGAAGAAGATATTAACTATTCAGTCATAGCCTTACTCGAAGCTGAACCAatgaccaacaaaaaaaaagaagttaaacaAGAGTCAGCATAATAACTGCACATACGCCCTAGACTGATTTGATTCAATATTCGGAGAAAGACAGAGAGACAAACCTGATCCGTGGTGGAAGATGTGATTGAATCCAACGTCTGTTTGACCTGCACCGTCTAGTTGCCTCGGAGAAGAGTGTCCACTCGAattatttccatttttaaatttcataaaattagaTTAGATAATAGTATCAGGAGGCCAAGCGGAGCACATGATCTCTATTCTCTAAGGTCCACCATCACCGTTGTCGTAAGtgcatttcttttcttttttgtcaacGTCGTAAGTGCATTTCTGAcaccaatttatgtatttttagaataaaaatgtttcaatcccactctataatttattttacaatgaaataaaatataaatttactctatatttataaaataattttttttgttcattattctattttgtttcttttaaatgCCATTAGAATAGAACctaattttcttataaagttattttaaaaaaaaagctagaGTCCGGAAACCAACGTATACAAAATGGATACAATATTTCAAACATAATAATAATGTGTCTCTCCCCTCTATTGAAgttgatcacaattcacatgTAACAACCGTCATATAATAAAGGTTTGCTGAATCTGGTTGTTGAGCCCAACGATCCTGCAAAGACTTGAGGACCACTGTGTTAAGCTTTCAGGCTTGTTTTTTCACGAATCCACTCAACAAAATTGTTGAGAAGCATGGCCATGCAAGCCCTGGATTGTATTCCGTCATCTCCGGGAAACTTATCTGTAAAATGTGATAAACAATTCTATAGTTAGTTGATGAAACTGCCAACCAAGCCTTGGAACTAAAATAGGAATTAATGAAACATACTTCATTGCAAAACCTGTAAAAGCCCATCCATTGATCCATGTTTATGACTTTGTAGTCGTTTTGGATCTGTTGCCAACCATAAAAAACCAATCATGggataataaaacattttggtcatgCATGAGACAAGTATGAGATTTTAAAAGATGCAGCAGACCTTTAAATACTCAACAAAGTAGTTAACTTGGGGTCGGAATGTAGATCCCAAGACGATACCTAGGAGTTGACATATAGTCTCTATGTCTATGCTCTCCTGTCTTTCCTCTGAATTGAAAAGCAAACAAAAGATCATACAAACATAAAAAGAGGTGATAAATAAGCCGTGACATACTATATCTCTCATGCAGATGAAAGCTTTGATTAATGTTTACCTGTTAAAGAATAGCGACAGGCGTAAGCATAGAAATCTGCAAAATTTGATGGCGTCCTGACCTTAAAGAGACAGTAAACAAAAGCGTTAGCATGGTTAGTGCTGACTGCTGAGAAGATGACAATGaatataagaagaagaaaaaagagcaTAAAACTCTGAACCTCTTTCTCTAGCTGGGGAAGGGCTTTCTTCAGTTCATCAATTGTATCAGCTCTTAAAGCCTTAAGGCCTCTTGTCCACTCTTCATGTGTAATATAGCCCTGTTTCTCAGCTTTCATTGTCCTGCAATGTGAGATTCAAAGTTGTTTTAGGGAAATGTAACTGTTGTTAAAGAACTATTAAGAAAATGTTCCATGGATCAAATAGTAAGTACCAAGCAAGCATCAAGAATCTGATATCGGTACGAGAGACATCCAAATCTGAGCAAAGTTTCTCTATTCCTTGAGGGCTGTTCATGAAACATATACAATTAGAGAGAAGCTGGAATGATACTAAACGAAGCTTTGGGAAAGAAGAGTTAGTTACTTACTCAATGAGATTGGAAATTGTATTGCTATAATTATGATACACGTCAATAAAACAATTCAAGGCGTGTTCCAGATCCGTAAGCTGAGCAGCAGAAACGACAATCATAAGACTCATAACGAAGCAGAAACGTCTGATACAAAGCATAGTGATGAACGGTGAGCTTCAACTGTTCAAACAAAGATCAGACATGTTTTCTATCACCACCAGCAGCCAATCACAGGCtaattatgatttatttaatcCAAATTTCAGCATAATACTTACCCTTCAAAGCCCTAGACAGGATTTGGTTCGATGAGCCGTGGTGGAAGAAGATGAGCTCTCCTGCTACAACAAACAGTACAAAATCTATGGCTGCCTGTGGTTTTGCATTTCAATAAGTTTATTATAGTCATGATTAGGTTTTCTAGTTGCCTCCAAAAAGTAGAGTGTCCACTTATTATTTGAGTGCAGTATGAGTCACATTTTAACCTTTTTCTTGCATTATGGCTCACTTCCCACTTGAAAGGCACAAAACTAGAGAgattgtgtattttttttgcCCTTATGAGCCAAACTGGTTGTACAGAAAATGTATGATTGTATGAATAAAAAAGATATTCTTTCATTTGATAAATGAGATTCTTATTAAAAGGGCATATTAGGTATTTGTTCATCTTAAGCACAAAGTGACCCGTTATTATGTACAAAGTCAAATTGTGACTTTACgcgtatttttttcttattattttcatttttccaTCCATTAAATTAGATCAGATAATTTTATAAGAAGATGAAAATAATGACTTGGCAAGTAGAAGACAAGTGTGAGTGATGTGGATTATGGTGAAGTTGTTTCTGACTCTTCTAATTGGTCAGATATCTATCCACGACAGCCTCTGAGATTTCATTTATAGATGCTCATCATCTACTGTCCCCCTAAATCTCCTCTTTGGCTAACGAACCGTCTCGCCCTGCATCGCAGTTAAccgtaacaaaaatctctatatatactatatatttatacgtATTTATAATTGCTAAAACCGCATcgcagttaaaccgcttgtcccgcaccgctcaaaccgcagttaaCATTTCTGAGACTTTGTTACTTTTTATCAGAAAAAAACAACAGAGagaacaaaacacacacaaaaaaaaacagaggacaTTTTATGGCGATGGCTGTCTCCGGAGCTGTGCTCAGTGGCCTTGGTCCTTCGTTCCTCTCCGGAAGCAAGAAGAGTGCCGCCGCATTAGGAAGCGGCGTAGGCTCTACAGCAGCGAGAGTTGGCCGGAAAACTCTGATTgtcgccgccgccgccgcttcTCAGCCGAAGAAATCGTGGATCCCCGCCGTTAAAGGCGGCGGCAACTTCCTCGACCCTGAATGGCTCGATGGCTCGTAAGTCTAATAAACTCAATTCACTCCGTTACTTAACATTAACCATCGACAATGTATGATTCTTAGTTTCGTGAACGATCATTTTGCTCGTAGCTCTGTTTCTTACGTGAATCCTTTTAAAGTTTAGAACTTTATTTGCTTTCAAAAAAAAGGTTgagaaccttttttttttttttgataaaaaaagttGAGAACTTTATGagtcaaatgtgaatggttttGACAGGCTACCCGGAGATTTCGGGTTCGACCCATTGGGTCTCGGAAAAGACCCGGCTTTTCTGAAATGGTACAGAGAAGCAGAGCTGATCCACGGCCGGTGGGCGATGGCGGCGGTTCTCGGGATCTTCGTCGGGCAGGCATGGAGCGGCGTGCCGTGGTTCGAAGCCGGGGCTGATCCACGAGCCATCGCGCCGTTCTCGTTCGGGTCCCTTCTCGGGACGCAGCTGCTTCTCATGGGTTGGGTGGAGAGCAAAAGGTGGGTCGACTTCTTCAACCCGGATTCTCAGTCAGTTGAGTGGGCCACGCCGTGGTCGAGAACCGCAGAGAATTTCGCGAACTATACCGGTGACCAAGGGTATCCGGGTGGGAGATTCTTTGATCCGTTGGGTTTGGCTGGGAAGACACGTGGCGGTGTTTACGAGCCGGATAGGGAGAAGCTGGAGAGGTTGAAAGTGGCGGAGATTAAGCACTCTAGGTTGGCGATGCTTGCTATGTTGGTCTTTTACTTCGAGGCTGGTCAGGGGAAAACGCCTCTAGGTGCTCTTGGTTTGTGACTTGTAAGCATGTATGTTTGAGTCTGTAGTCAAACTTGATTGTCACCAAGTCATGAGTTTAGCTTGCGAGAGTCCAAATCTTTTATACATTTACTTGTTGCTCGAA
It encodes:
- the LOC103836014 gene encoding DCN1-like protein 4 isoform X3; translation: MKFKNGNNSSGHSSPRQLDGAGQTDVGFNHIFHHGSVSSRAVDEQDLEGIVDVFHRYSNTASNLIDPEGIELLCSDLDVSRTDIRFLMLAWKMKAEKQGYFTQEEWTRGLVALGVVTLDKLKKALPELEKEVRKQSNFADFYAYAFTYSLTEEEQKSVDIETICQLLDIVMGSTFRPQVDYFLDYLKIQNDYKVIYMDQWMGFYRFCNEISFPDMSEYNPGLAWPLLLNNFVEWIREKQA
- the LOC103836014 gene encoding DCN1-like protein 4 isoform X1, yielding MKFKNGNNSSGHSSPRQLDGAGQTDVGFNHIFHHGSVSSRAVDEQDLEGIVDVFHRYSNTASNLIDPQGIELLCSDLDVSRTDIRILMLAWKMKAEKQGYFTQEEWTRGLMALRADTIDKLKKALPALEKEVRRPSNFADFYAYAFTYSLTEEEQKSVDIETICQLLDIVMGSTFRPQVDYFLDYLKIQNDYKVIYMDQWMGFYRFCNEISFPDMSEYNPGLAWPLLLNNFVEWIREKQA
- the LOC103836014 gene encoding DCN1-like protein 4 isoform X5 — translated: MRRKQVDSFTSSTMASRDITELESAINSLIEVYHKYSNLIDPQGIELLCSDLDVSRTDIRILMLAWKMKAEKQGYFTQEEWTRGLMALRADTIDKLKKALPALEKEVRRPSNFADFYAYAFTYSLTEEEQKSVDIETICQLLDIVMGSTFRPQVDYFLDYLKIQNDYKVIYMDQWMGFYRFCNEISFPDMSEYNPGLAWPLLLNNFVEWIREKQA
- the LOC103836014 gene encoding DCN1-like protein 4 isoform X4, coding for MKFKNGNNSSGHSSPRQLDGAGQTDVGFNHIFHHGSVSSRAVDEQDLEGIVDVFHRYSNTASNLIDPEGIELLCSDLDVSRTDIRFLMLAWKMKAEKQGYFTQEEWTRGLVALGVVTLDKLKKALPELEKEVRKQSNFADFYAYAFTYSLTEEEQKSIDIETISQLLDTVMGSTFRPQVDSFVDYLKIQNDYKVINMDQWMGFYRFCNEISFPDMSEYNPGLAWPLLLNNFVEWIREKQA
- the LOC103836014 gene encoding DCN1-like protein 4 isoform X6 translates to MISSRAVDEQDLEGIVDVFHRYSNTASNLIDPQGIELLCSDLDVSRTDIRILMLAWKMKAEKQGYFTQEEWTRGLMALRADTIDKLKKALPALEKEVRRPSNFADFYAYAFTYSLTEEEQKSVDIETICQLLDIVMGSTFRPQVDYFLDYLKIQNDYKVIYMDQWMGFYRFCNEISFPDMSEYNPGLAWPLLLNNFVEWIREKQA
- the LOC103836014 gene encoding DCN1-like protein 4 isoform X7, whose amino-acid sequence is MISSRAVDEQDLEGIVDVFHRYSNTASNLIDPEGIELLCSDLDVSRTDIRFLMLAWKMKAEKQGYFTQEEWTRGLVALGVVTLDKLKKALPELEKEVRRPSNFADFYAYAFTYSLTEEEQKSVDIETICQLLDIVMGSTFRPQVDYFLDYLKIQNDYKVIYMDQWMGFYRFCNEISFPDMSEYNPGLAWPLLLNNFVEWIREKQA
- the LOC103836014 gene encoding DCN1-like protein 4 isoform X2 encodes the protein MKFKNGNNSSGHSSPRQLDGAGQTDVGFNHIFHHGSVSSRAVDEQDLEGIVDVFHRYSNTASNLIDPEGIELLCSDLDVSRTDIRFLMLAWKMKAEKQGYFTQEEWTRGLVALGVVTLDKLKKALPELEKEVRRPSNFADFYAYAFTYSLTEEEQKSVDIETICQLLDIVMGSTFRPQVDYFLDYLKIQNDYKVIYMDQWMGFYRFCNEISFPDMSEYNPGLAWPLLLNNFVEWIREKQA
- the LOC103836017 gene encoding chlorophyll a-b binding protein CP24 10B, chloroplastic; translated protein: MAMAVSGAVLSGLGPSFLSGSKKSAAALGSGVGSTAARVGRKTLIVAAAAASQPKKSWIPAVKGGGNFLDPEWLDGSLPGDFGFDPLGLGKDPAFLKWYREAELIHGRWAMAAVLGIFVGQAWSGVPWFEAGADPRAIAPFSFGSLLGTQLLLMGWVESKRWVDFFNPDSQSVEWATPWSRTAENFANYTGDQGYPGGRFFDPLGLAGKTRGGVYEPDREKLERLKVAEIKHSRLAMLAMLVFYFEAGQGKTPLGALGL